The Paracholeplasma brassicae genome includes the window TTATTTTTTACATATGTATGTATTATGGTCAATTTTGCTTTACGAATTAAAAAGTCGTGTTATAATGATAATGTTGTAAAGGGGATTAACATGCAAATATTATTATCATTATATCAAAGATATCTACCAATTTTGTCCGATTTATCCCCATCATTTATGGATAAATTTATTAGCTTTTGGGAAAAATTTGGAGAACTCGGTCTTTTTGTCTATTCTACCATAGAAACCATTACACCGCTTGCAGGTGCCGAAGTTTTTTTTATCGGCTTAATGTCTGCAGGTAAACCTTGGTGGAAAGTGGCTTCGATTGCGCTATTAGCAAATGTTTTAGGTGCATTAATTGTCTATTTTTTCCTAGCACATCGAGATGGTCTTTACAACAAATACGTTAAAGAAGATCTTAGAGAACGTTCTAAAAAATTATTCGACAAGTATGGTTTTTGGGCAATATTCATTTTTGCAATGACCCCACTGCCATTTTTCTTAGTCTTATTTACGGCATCGATTGCAAAAATGAACATTAAAAACTACGTAGCAGCGACCATCATCTCAAGAGGTTCACGTTTTTATATAACGACCTATATTCTAAATAAATTTACTCATTTAGGCATGTTTGAGATTGTCTTATTTTTAATCGTGATATCAATCCCGCTGATGGGAATTATGTATTTAGTATCAAAGTTTGTTTTACCTTATTTTGAAAAAGAAGCCGCATAAATGCGACTTTTTTTTCAAATTATTTATTCTTAATTTTTTCTTCTAACTTTTCTTTAATATGTTTCGCTTCGATTAGCTTTTGACTGAAGTAACGTCTAATATGTTCTGAAAGTTCAAGTGGCGTTGAAAAGAAAAAGAGAAATCTGCTTTTCTTTTTGAGTTGATTCAATTCATTATTGATACTCTTTTTTAAGTTTTCATAGACAACAAGGTCTTTTAATTCATAAGCTAACCGTCTTATTCTACTAGCCATATTAAATGTATAGAAGTTGTCGATAGTGAAAACACCGATGAAAAAACCAATAAAAAATATGACAAAGCCTTCAAAACGGATTGAATTAACCAGTTGATATAGTATTTCATGAAGCATCAAAAAATAAATCGAGCAAAGAACAAAACCAAAAAAATGTGAATAGTGGGCAAATAATCCCTTGTATGTTTTTCCACTGATTTGAATAATCCCAAAGTCTAATTCTCATACCTTTAATGAAGATTAGGCCTGTTAGGTATTCAATCAAAGTCATTACCAAGGTTAATATTGTAATCGTAGCTAGATTTCCCAATGTGTCATTTACAAAGAAATTACTTTGATTTAGTTTTGTTGTTAATAGATACATAATTGTAAGCCCACTACCGTATAGTGGTAAATACGGTCCAACGAGGAACCCTGGGTTGATCCATTTTTTCAAAGAAAAATATCGTCTAAAAAACAACTCAAGAAGCCAACCGCCAATTGAACCCATGATAAAAACGAAAACTAACTTAAATAAAACCATTCTTTATCGCCACCTTTATAACCGCCTTTATACAAAATTTTCAAATCGCTTTTTTAATACATTTTCAAAACGCTATTGACACCACATAAGCAAGAGCCATAATACGTCATCTTACATCATCCTTTTTTATATAGATTATCAATCGGTTTCACTTTAGTTTATACCGAATTAATTAATCTCACTGTAAATAAACAAGCGAAACCTATTTTATCAAGTATTATAGATTAAATCTAGAATCCTTTGTTTAGGTTCATCGTCACTCATTTCGATCAATCTTAAAACTGCCATTGCTTTGATTGCCTGGGCAAATGCAATTAGTTCGATATCCAACTCTTTTGAAATCATTTTTAAGTACTTATCTGATAATCTAAATGCATACTGTCTTAAAATCACATACGTTCTTGCGATATCTAAGATAGGGTTTCCTAGTTTCGCATTTGCCCAATCAATAATAAAATAATTGTAGCGATCATACATTATATTCGAAAAATGTAAATCAAAATGACAAAGATTATTCTTTATATCAACTTCATTAAGTGCATCAATCCCTATTTTTTTTATCGATTCGTCTAGATTTGATTTATTTAAGGTTTCAAAAAAC containing:
- a CDS encoding putative ABC transporter permease yields the protein MVLFKLVFVFIMGSIGGWLLELFFRRYFSLKKWINPGFLVGPYLPLYGSGLTIMYLLTTKLNQSNFFVNDTLGNLATITILTLVMTLIEYLTGLIFIKGMRIRLWDYSNQWKNIQGIICPLFTFFWFCSLLDLFFDAS
- a CDS encoding YqaA family protein; protein product: MQILLSLYQRYLPILSDLSPSFMDKFISFWEKFGELGLFVYSTIETITPLAGAEVFFIGLMSAGKPWWKVASIALLANVLGALIVYFFLAHRDGLYNKYVKEDLRERSKKLFDKYGFWAIFIFAMTPLPFFLVLFTASIAKMNIKNYVAATIISRGSRFYITTYILNKFTHLGMFEIVLFLIVISIPLMGIMYLVSKFVLPYFEKEAA
- a CDS encoding phosphotransferase encodes the protein MNNNQKVLIGQGKVSKVYLIEGAAYKCFPTAYPLSWIKYEVKIQNEIVSKTKLPILSYDYVNNSSEIKMPYIKGIDLTYRVRVEKYKKGLEDLIGLQKQVYEYQNLDLLQAHDVFFETLNKSNLDESIKKIGIDALNEVDIKNNLCHFDLHFSNIMYDRYNYFIIDWANAKLGNPILDIARTYVILRQYAFRLSDKYLKMISKELDIELIAFAQAIKAMAVLRLIEMSDDEPKQRILDLIYNT